One Desulfurellaceae bacterium DNA window includes the following coding sequences:
- the hisS gene encoding histidine--tRNA ligase: MPSTKPPSGMRDYLPEAVSRRRYVVATIEEVFQRHGFVPLETPAIENLSTLLGKYGEEGDQLLYRLLHRGDKLSRALAEPSVDTAALAELGLRYDLTVPLARVVAHYGQQLPRFFKRYQIQPVWRADRPAKGRFREFYQCDVDMTGTSSPLAEVEVMNAVCGALLALGFAGFAVALNHRALLRSLIEAADIEPALEGSALIALDKLDKIGPAGVREELTQRGMSQASAERLLALTTGTEQADNTRILRELRAALTSPEARRALDELDTLLALSADTPAGPLLRLSPALARGLSYYTGPIFEIISPDFSGSLGGGGRYDNLVGMFSGKQVPAVGFSLGLERILLLMEDGRMFPDLQLRAQVMVCPLPDTPLAAVTGLAARLRQAGITVELYPEQAKLGRQLSTADNLHIPYALIIGPDEVARQTYSLKNLATGQQDSLDEAGLIATLGQIGK; this comes from the coding sequence ATGCCAAGTACCAAGCCCCCGAGTGGGATGCGCGATTATCTGCCCGAGGCCGTGTCCAGACGCCGCTATGTGGTGGCGACCATAGAGGAGGTGTTTCAGCGCCACGGCTTTGTGCCGCTCGAAACGCCGGCGATTGAGAACCTGTCCACCCTGCTCGGCAAATACGGCGAGGAAGGCGACCAGCTGTTGTACCGGCTGCTGCACCGGGGGGATAAGCTGAGCCGGGCGCTGGCCGAGCCCTCGGTCGATACGGCCGCCCTGGCCGAGCTGGGCCTCCGCTATGACCTGACCGTCCCGCTGGCCCGCGTGGTAGCCCACTACGGCCAGCAGCTGCCGCGCTTTTTCAAGCGCTATCAGATCCAGCCGGTGTGGCGCGCCGACCGGCCGGCCAAGGGACGCTTTCGGGAGTTCTACCAGTGCGATGTCGATATGACCGGCACCAGCTCGCCGCTGGCCGAGGTCGAGGTCATGAATGCCGTGTGCGGCGCGCTGCTGGCCCTCGGCTTTGCCGGCTTTGCCGTCGCGCTGAACCACCGCGCGCTCTTACGCAGCCTGATTGAGGCGGCCGACATCGAGCCTGCTTTGGAAGGCTCGGCCCTGATTGCCCTGGACAAGCTGGATAAAATCGGCCCAGCCGGGGTGCGCGAGGAATTGACCCAACGCGGCATGAGCCAAGCGTCGGCAGAGCGGCTGCTGGCCCTGACGACCGGCACCGAGCAGGCCGACAACACCCGTATCCTGCGTGAGCTGCGCGCCGCCCTCACCTCGCCCGAGGCCCGGCGGGCGCTCGATGAGCTGGACACGCTTTTGGCGCTCAGCGCCGACACCCCGGCCGGTCCGCTGCTGCGTCTCAGCCCGGCCCTGGCGCGGGGTCTCAGCTATTACACCGGCCCGATTTTCGAGATCATTTCGCCGGATTTCAGCGGCTCGCTGGGCGGCGGCGGTCGCTACGACAACCTGGTCGGCATGTTCAGTGGCAAACAGGTGCCGGCGGTTGGTTTCTCGCTGGGCCTGGAGCGGATTCTGCTGCTGATGGAAGACGGCCGCATGTTCCCCGACCTCCAGCTGCGGGCCCAGGTCATGGTGTGTCCGCTGCCCGACACGCCGCTGGCTGCGGTGACGGGTCTGGCAGCCCGGCTACGCCAGGCCGGGATTACCGTCGAGCTGTATCCAGAACAGGCAAAACTCGGCCGCCAGCTGTCTACCGCCGACAATCTGCATATCCCCTACGCCCTGATCATCGGACCGGACGAGGTGGCCCGGCAGACCTACAGCCTCAAGAATCTGGCCACCGGACAGCAGGACAGCCTGGACGAGGCGGGCCTGATTGCCACCCTGGGGCAGATCGGAAAATAG
- a CDS encoding MBL fold metallo-hydrolase — MRVTVLGAGDAFSSGGQRQSGYLVETDSATFLLDCGTTTLLALKTLRIPANRIDFVAISHLHGDHFGGLPFLFLEYLYEQPRSRPLHIAGPPGIQERVLALHRVMYGELSTRNPSFGPEFHQLPPGRPARVCQVELLPFRVPHQVDEISLGYRVAVDGKSLLYSGDCGWNEDLVRHAQGTDLFICECCFFETRTSYHISYPQLAEHAPRLDCKRLLLSHLGREVLERLPQLRLECATDGLVLEV, encoded by the coding sequence ATGCGGGTCACGGTTCTGGGCGCGGGCGACGCCTTCAGCAGCGGCGGTCAGCGTCAGAGCGGCTATCTGGTCGAAACCGACAGCGCCACGTTTTTGCTGGACTGCGGCACGACCACGCTGCTGGCGCTGAAAACGCTGCGGATTCCGGCCAATCGGATCGACTTCGTGGCCATCAGCCATCTGCACGGCGACCACTTCGGCGGCCTGCCCTTTCTGTTCCTCGAATACCTGTACGAGCAGCCGCGCAGCCGTCCGCTGCACATCGCCGGACCGCCGGGCATACAGGAACGCGTCCTGGCCCTCCACCGCGTCATGTACGGCGAGCTGTCCACCCGCAATCCGTCCTTTGGCCCGGAATTTCACCAGCTCCCGCCGGGCCGACCGGCCCGGGTGTGTCAGGTCGAGCTGTTGCCTTTTCGCGTTCCGCATCAGGTAGACGAGATTTCCCTGGGCTACCGGGTGGCGGTTGACGGCAAATCACTCCTGTACTCCGGCGACTGTGGCTGGAACGAAGACCTGGTTCGCCACGCCCAGGGCACGGACCTGTTTATCTGCGAGTGCTGCTTTTTTGAGACCCGGACCTCGTATCACATCAGCTATCCGCAGCTGGCCGAACACGCCCCCCGCCTGGACTGCAAACGCCTGCTGCTCAGCCATCTCGGCCGCGAGGTCTTGGAACGTCTGCCCCAGCTCAGGCTGGAGTGCGCGACCGACGGCTTGGTGCTCGAGGTGTAG